A part of Blastocatellia bacterium genomic DNA contains:
- a CDS encoding ParA family protein encodes MKGIATINFKGGVGKTTVTWLLAKYAAEKGRKVLVVDTDAQMSLTLAVQLQESGAMYGEFESWYENKHRKKKKTILDALEKYDKMEGGYFDFPIDASFIYPMSPNLHFVPSVVDLYWLELEVFDREKVKHFIRALLGKIEHSKKFDYDYVFFDCPPNFTALSYSVLSCSSLILIPVNPDVFASRGIGLMIDGLRYRIQPWPDPKIAVFMNKAKLYGGRLTRETEGYWRESKVVCDDKRRDGVYIETWDSFIPERVDIKRAIPGRAFPRDFEEHFADLWRNVERVLNQ; translated from the coding sequence ATGAAGGGGATCGCAACTATCAACTTCAAAGGTGGTGTTGGCAAAACAACGGTAACTTGGCTTCTTGCTAAATATGCAGCAGAAAAAGGCAGGAAGGTCTTGGTTGTAGACACAGATGCTCAGATGAGCCTCACGCTCGCCGTACAACTGCAAGAGAGCGGTGCTATGTACGGGGAGTTCGAAAGCTGGTATGAAAACAAGCATAGAAAGAAGAAAAAAACCATCCTGGATGCCCTTGAGAAGTATGACAAGATGGAAGGTGGGTATTTCGATTTTCCGATTGATGCGTCCTTCATCTACCCAATGAGCCCCAACCTTCATTTTGTACCGTCGGTGGTTGATCTATATTGGCTCGAACTTGAGGTTTTTGACAGAGAGAAAGTCAAACACTTTATCAGGGCTTTGCTTGGAAAGATTGAACATTCGAAGAAATTTGATTACGACTATGTCTTCTTCGATTGCCCTCCAAACTTTACCGCCCTTTCTTATTCAGTGCTGAGTTGTTCAAGCCTTATTCTTATCCCTGTCAATCCCGATGTTTTTGCCTCACGTGGCATTGGTTTGATGATAGATGGTCTTCGCTACCGAATACAGCCATGGCCCGATCCCAAAATTGCTGTTTTTATGAATAAGGCCAAGTTGTACGGAGGAAGGCTTACACGAGAAACGGAAGGATACTGGAGGGAATCAAAAGTGGTTTGTGATGATAAGCGTAGAGATGGGGTGTATATAGAGACTTGGGACTCGTTCATTCCCGAAAGGGTTGATATCAAGCGCGCGATACCGGGACGGGCCTTCCCCCGTGATTTTGAAGAGCACTTTGCAGATTTATGGCGAAACGTTGAAAGGGTTTTGAATCAATGA
- a CDS encoding ABC transporter permease, whose protein sequence is MKGQELQESIKMALATLLAHKLRAALTILGVVIGVMTVMAIASVVAGIQTQFSQLIDAFGTRTLFIFRFEPGIRLGRISAEERQRPPLSYEDAIAIAQSCPSVEVAVPIIGPPPDSRPVVRYRDQELYTAEIRGTLPQIERITTIHIAQGRFFTELENTHRQEVCVIGSAIADKLFPTLNPLGKTLQIGARQFTIVGVMEKRENIFAGSDEGGENSLIYVPYETLKKLYPQLRDHFIMAQAAPGRMDQAIDEITNLLRRRRGVPYDKPNNFGISTPDALRRQFNQMTVAIFALMFAISSVALVVGGIGVMNIMLVSVTERTREIGIRKAIGARRRDITWQFLIEAMMLTAIGGVIGVLGGWGLSELVKLLLPTYMPLWAPVAGLTVSISVGLFFGLWPAMKAARLDPVEALRYE, encoded by the coding sequence ATGAAGGGACAGGAACTTCAGGAAAGCATCAAGATGGCGCTGGCCACGCTCCTGGCGCACAAGCTGCGAGCGGCCCTGACGATTCTCGGCGTTGTCATCGGCGTGATGACGGTTATGGCCATCGCCTCGGTCGTCGCCGGTATTCAGACACAGTTCAGTCAGCTCATTGACGCTTTTGGAACGCGCACGCTCTTCATCTTCCGATTCGAGCCGGGTATTCGTCTGGGGCGCATTTCCGCCGAGGAGCGTCAACGTCCGCCCCTGAGTTACGAAGATGCGATCGCCATCGCCCAGTCCTGTCCCTCGGTCGAGGTAGCCGTTCCCATCATCGGGCCGCCTCCGGACAGCCGTCCGGTGGTTCGCTATCGCGATCAAGAACTCTACACCGCCGAAATTCGGGGGACCCTCCCTCAAATCGAGCGGATCACGACCATTCATATTGCTCAGGGGCGCTTCTTCACCGAACTGGAAAACACCCATCGTCAGGAAGTGTGCGTCATCGGCTCAGCTATCGCCGATAAACTCTTCCCCACGTTGAATCCTCTGGGGAAGACGCTGCAGATCGGAGCGCGCCAGTTCACCATCGTCGGGGTGATGGAGAAGCGGGAAAATATCTTCGCCGGCAGCGATGAAGGGGGCGAGAACAGTCTCATCTATGTTCCCTACGAAACGCTCAAGAAACTCTATCCTCAACTCCGGGATCACTTCATCATGGCGCAGGCGGCTCCCGGTCGCATGGATCAGGCCATTGACGAGATCACGAATTTGCTCCGCCGACGGCGAGGCGTCCCTTACGACAAGCCCAATAACTTTGGCATCTCGACGCCCGATGCCCTGCGACGACAGTTCAACCAGATGACCGTGGCCATCTTCGCTCTCATGTTCGCCATTTCGAGCGTGGCACTTGTGGTGGGAGGCATCGGCGTGATGAATATCATGCTCGTATCGGTCACGGAACGGACGCGGGAGATCGGCATTCGCAAGGCCATTGGAGCACGCCGCCGCGACATCACCTGGCAATTTCTCATCGAGGCGATGATGCTCACGGCCATCGGAGGCGTGATCGGTGTGCTCGGCGGATGGGGATTGAGCGAGCTGGTGAAGCTGCTTCTGCCCACCTACATGCCGCTGTGGGCACCGGTGGCCGGACTGACCGTTTCCATCAGTGTGGGACTCTTCTTCGGCCTGTGGCCGGCCATGAAAGCCGCCCGGCTCGATCCCGTCGAAGCCCTGCGCTACGAATAG
- a CDS encoding ABC transporter permease encodes MNPIEAMKIALDAIWAHKLRSFLTLLGIIIGVAAVILVVMGVEGFNAYFNERVADLGSNAFYVSKFGMITSWDDFLKQSRRNKDVTFDDVEAILNNPRRRYVRDAAAEVSTIGQVKFGAQTLQDVRIYGVTHNMIEIDKKEVAEGRYISREEEERSRFVCFIGWDVAKEFFESVDPLDKEIKIAGLPFRVVGVGQEQGTVFGLPRDNYVIIPITTFQKVFSTRRSIGIRVSATGPLDINNAVDEVRVVLRSRRHLSYSEEDNFGILTSEGLMSFRDKMVGTIQMATIGVASIALLVGGIVIMNIMLVSVTERTREVGIRKSIGARRQDILLQFLYESITLALIGGSLGILLAYGVGKLVSSLLHLPLELPLGWTLAAVLISAGVGLFSGVYPAYKAATLDPVEALRAE; translated from the coding sequence ATGAATCCGATAGAGGCGATGAAAATCGCCCTCGATGCCATCTGGGCACACAAGCTGAGGAGTTTCCTCACTCTGCTGGGCATCATCATCGGCGTGGCCGCGGTGATCCTTGTCGTCATGGGCGTCGAAGGGTTCAATGCCTATTTTAACGAGCGCGTCGCCGATCTCGGCTCGAATGCCTTTTACGTGAGCAAATTCGGAATGATCACCAGCTGGGATGACTTCCTCAAGCAAAGCCGACGGAATAAAGATGTGACCTTCGACGATGTCGAGGCGATTCTCAATAACCCGCGCCGACGCTACGTGCGTGATGCCGCTGCCGAGGTGAGCACCATCGGTCAGGTGAAGTTCGGGGCGCAGACGCTTCAGGATGTGCGGATTTACGGCGTCACCCATAACATGATCGAAATTGACAAAAAGGAGGTGGCCGAGGGGCGCTATATCTCCCGGGAGGAAGAAGAACGCAGCCGATTTGTCTGCTTCATCGGGTGGGACGTGGCGAAGGAATTTTTTGAATCCGTTGACCCGCTCGATAAAGAGATCAAGATCGCCGGACTGCCGTTTCGCGTCGTGGGAGTCGGCCAGGAACAGGGCACAGTCTTCGGTCTGCCGCGCGATAATTACGTCATCATCCCCATCACCACATTTCAGAAGGTCTTCAGCACGCGGCGTTCGATCGGCATCCGCGTCTCGGCCACGGGACCGCTCGACATCAACAATGCGGTAGATGAAGTACGAGTCGTTCTGCGGAGTCGCCGCCACCTCAGCTACTCGGAGGAGGACAACTTCGGGATTTTGACTTCGGAAGGGCTCATGAGCTTCCGCGATAAAATGGTGGGGACCATTCAGATGGCGACCATTGGTGTGGCCTCGATCGCCCTTTTGGTGGGCGGAATCGTCATCATGAATATCATGCTCGTCTCGGTCACCGAGCGCACCCGCGAAGTCGGCATTCGAAAATCCATCGGCGCGCGACGTCAGGACATCCTGCTGCAATTCCTCTACGAATCCATCACGCTCGCCCTGATTGGAGGGAGTTTGGGAATTCTACTGGCCTACGGGGTGGGGAAACTGGTCTCCAGCCTTCTTCACCTGCCGCTGGAGCTGCCGCTGGGATGGACGCTGGCGGCCGTGCTGATTTCAGCCGGCGTGGGGTTGTTCTCGGGCGTCTATCCGGCATATAAGGCCGCGACGCTCGATCCGGTCGAAGCGCTGAGAGCAGAATGA
- a CDS encoding toxin-antitoxin (TA) system antitoxin, translated as MGPKEIDVKEAQARLQELLSQIASGVEWILTDGTTPVARLVPVSGRVAGLRAGASLDQAGV; from the coding sequence ATGGGTCCCAAAGAAATTGACGTGAAGGAAGCTCAAGCACGCTTACAAGAATTGCTCTCCCAGATTGCTTCAGGGGTCGAGTGGATTCTCACCGATGGCACGACGCCTGTCGCTCGTCTGGTGCCTGTCTCGGGTCGTGTAGCAGGTTTGCGCGCGGGGGCGAGTCTGGACCAGGCCGGAGTTTGA
- a CDS encoding ester cyclase: MSAQDNIKVVQAYLANHDPKFMAEDATFQDFSQVEPLRGREAISAMLDMFYHTAFSEARAEVRNLVADDKSIVLEFTFHGVNTGSLMGMPPTNKRVEIPMCAIYDVEGGVIRRARLYYDSATMAKQLGLIPRS; encoded by the coding sequence ATGTCAGCACAAGACAACATCAAAGTAGTCCAGGCCTACTTGGCCAATCACGATCCCAAGTTCATGGCAGAGGACGCAACATTTCAGGATTTCAGTCAGGTCGAACCTCTACGCGGGCGCGAGGCCATCAGTGCAATGCTTGACATGTTCTACCACACGGCATTCTCCGAAGCCCGCGCGGAAGTCCGCAATCTTGTCGCAGATGACAAGTCCATCGTCCTGGAGTTCACCTTCCATGGCGTTAATACAGGTTCCCTGATGGGCATGCCTCCTACAAACAAGCGCGTCGAGATCCCAATGTGTGCAATCTACGATGTCGAAGGGGGCGTGATTCGGCGGGCACGGTTGTATTATGACTCTGCGACGATGGCGAAACAGTTAGGGCTAATTCCTCGTTCGTGA
- a CDS encoding serine hydrolase has product MMRREILLISSTVQRRACVVALLLVGLPLQPENVKIIREKTEARLREIAASTRGAVGLTVVDLTSGERFGINENLLFPQGSAIKIPILMEVYKQAHEGRFRLTDRRRIEKASIVGGSGILKEFGEGLSELSIYDLCVLMIVLSDNTATNMLIDLVGMENVNRTMASLGLVRTRLQRKMIDTAASARGEENLSTPAEAARLMEILYRGEFIRRDICEEILAILKKPKRTALSSGLPPEVPIASKPGGIAGVSTEWAIVYLPNRPYVIVVMENYGMQEEASTAFRDISRTVYDYFWRLARATRYGTYVNPPSQRG; this is encoded by the coding sequence ATGATGCGCAGAGAGATTCTCCTGATCTCCTCCACGGTTCAAAGGCGCGCTTGCGTTGTTGCCCTGCTGCTTGTGGGACTCCCCCTTCAGCCGGAAAATGTGAAAATCATCCGCGAGAAGACCGAAGCGCGATTGCGGGAGATCGCAGCCAGCACGCGTGGAGCGGTGGGACTGACCGTCGTGGACCTGACCAGTGGCGAGCGATTCGGCATCAATGAGAATCTCCTTTTCCCCCAGGGGAGCGCGATTAAGATCCCCATCCTGATGGAAGTTTATAAGCAAGCCCATGAGGGGAGATTCCGGCTGACGGATCGGCGGCGCATTGAGAAGGCAAGCATCGTGGGAGGGAGCGGCATCCTCAAGGAATTCGGCGAAGGACTGTCCGAGTTGAGCATTTACGATCTGTGCGTGCTGATGATCGTGCTGAGCGATAACACGGCGACCAATATGCTCATTGATCTGGTCGGGATGGAGAACGTCAACCGGACGATGGCTTCGCTGGGGCTGGTGCGGACGCGGCTGCAACGGAAGATGATTGACACGGCAGCTTCCGCCCGGGGCGAGGAGAATCTCTCGACGCCTGCCGAAGCGGCTCGCCTCATGGAGATCCTCTATCGCGGTGAGTTCATTCGTCGCGATATCTGTGAGGAGATCCTGGCCATTTTGAAAAAGCCCAAGCGAACGGCGCTGAGTTCAGGACTTCCCCCGGAGGTGCCGATCGCCTCAAAGCCCGGCGGGATTGCGGGAGTTTCCACCGAGTGGGCCATCGTCTATCTCCCTAACCGCCCTTACGTGATCGTCGTGATGGAGAACTATGGGATGCAAGAGGAGGCATCCACGGCTTTTCGCGACATCTCTCGAACCGTGTACGACTATTTCTGGCGGTTGGCTCGAGCGACCCGCTACGGCACCTATGTGAACCCTCCTTCCCAGAGGGGCTGA
- a CDS encoding kelch repeat-containing protein: MTRTLMKASLLIFGKTQKERIMKTLMKTSLLIFAIPGCVILFMVPFDHAVTPTGGWTVQPTAGLSRPRAAHKVTVISSNSVLVTGGCSGVGCSPVERSAELLYLNKATSVVTQPMHVPRVSHVAALLKDGRVLVAGGWTGDATTSSAEIFDPPTRSFLPTKPMATPRMDATATSLPDGSVLIVGGATATNHPVRQAEVFDQEKGQFIPAGLMHEARAHHAAVRLNDGRVLVVGGQRGRNQATSSAEIFDPGTRTFTVTGSMRQARCKHGAVLLKDGRVMVIGGSNDCDERSRIAQTEIFDPRTGQFSSGPALLTPRYKIVDAATVLPSGEVVVAGDANDVEVWTPGMSTFTRASGRIGSRLAFSSAVLLPNSTVLVSGGYDNDIRPTAQAWLVRRINTGSRN, translated from the coding sequence ATGACTCGCACGCTCATGAAAGCCAGCTTGCTTATTTTCGGCAAAACGCAAAAGGAGAGAATCATGAAAACACTCATGAAAACTAGCTTGCTTATTTTCGCCATCCCAGGCTGTGTAATTTTGTTTATGGTGCCCTTTGATCACGCTGTAACGCCGACAGGCGGATGGACCGTTCAACCGACTGCCGGTCTTTCGAGACCTCGCGCGGCCCATAAGGTTACGGTCATTAGTTCAAATTCTGTTCTGGTGACCGGCGGATGCAGTGGTGTCGGGTGCAGTCCGGTTGAGCGGTCTGCTGAGCTGCTCTACCTCAACAAGGCGACTTCGGTAGTAACACAACCCATGCATGTCCCGCGGGTGTCTCACGTTGCGGCGCTATTGAAGGACGGTAGAGTCTTGGTCGCCGGAGGATGGACTGGAGATGCTACGACCTCTTCCGCCGAGATCTTTGACCCGCCAACTCGCTCGTTCCTGCCTACGAAGCCGATGGCGACACCGCGAATGGATGCAACGGCAACATCTCTGCCGGATGGGTCAGTACTGATCGTTGGCGGAGCGACGGCCACCAATCACCCCGTCCGCCAAGCAGAGGTTTTTGATCAAGAGAAGGGCCAGTTCATACCGGCAGGCCTCATGCATGAGGCCAGAGCCCACCATGCCGCAGTTCGCTTGAACGACGGGCGTGTACTGGTTGTTGGCGGGCAACGTGGGCGCAACCAAGCGACCAGTTCCGCCGAGATTTTCGACCCGGGCACAAGGACATTTACGGTGACAGGGTCAATGCGGCAGGCTAGATGCAAGCATGGCGCTGTACTACTCAAGGATGGGCGGGTAATGGTGATCGGCGGATCAAATGATTGTGATGAGCGGTCTCGTATCGCACAAACAGAGATCTTTGATCCCCGAACGGGACAATTTTCATCAGGACCCGCGCTGTTGACACCGCGGTACAAGATAGTTGATGCGGCGACCGTCCTGCCGTCGGGGGAGGTAGTTGTTGCGGGAGACGCTAACGATGTCGAGGTGTGGACACCCGGCATGTCAACATTTACCAGGGCAAGTGGACGTATTGGCAGTCGCCTCGCCTTCAGTTCGGCTGTTCTCCTGCCAAACTCGACAGTGCTTGTTAGTGGCGGCTATGACAACGACATCCGGCCGACCGCACAGGCGTGGCTGGTCCGTCGCATAAATACTGGCAGTCGGAACTGA
- a CDS encoding aldo/keto reductase encodes MQTVKLNNGVEMPILGFGVFQITDLTECERCVIEAIQTGYRLIDTAASYQNEEAVGRGIKQSGVPREELFITTKLWIQRNGYDGTIKAFERSLKRLQLDYVDLYLIHQPFGDVYGEWRAMEQLYQQGKVRAIGVSNFPPDRIMDSMIHNDIPPAVNQIEVNPFHQQIDAHKFLRDNGIQVEAWAPFAEGRNNIFQNELLRSIAAKHEKSVAQVILRWLLQRGIVAIPKTTRKERMIENISVFDFELSAEEMAAIATLDTKRSCFFDHRDPEIVKWLGNRELDV; translated from the coding sequence ATGCAGACTGTAAAATTGAACAATGGCGTTGAAATGCCCATCCTGGGCTTCGGCGTTTTTCAGATAACTGATCTGACCGAATGCGAGAGGTGCGTGATTGAGGCTATTCAAACGGGATACAGGCTGATTGACACTGCCGCTTCTTACCAGAATGAAGAGGCGGTTGGCAGGGGTATCAAACAAAGTGGCGTTCCAAGGGAAGAGCTGTTTATCACTACAAAACTTTGGATTCAGAGAAATGGCTATGACGGCACAATAAAAGCTTTTGAAAGATCCCTGAAGCGATTGCAACTAGATTACGTTGACCTGTATCTGATCCATCAACCGTTTGGCGATGTTTATGGCGAATGGCGTGCCATGGAACAGCTTTATCAACAAGGCAAGGTCAGAGCCATTGGGGTTTCAAACTTTCCTCCTGACCGAATAATGGACTCGATGATTCATAACGACATACCGCCCGCGGTAAATCAGATCGAAGTGAACCCCTTCCATCAGCAGATTGATGCCCACAAATTTCTCCGAGATAACGGCATTCAAGTTGAGGCATGGGCTCCATTTGCAGAAGGAAGGAATAATATTTTTCAGAACGAGTTACTCCGTTCAATTGCCGCAAAGCATGAAAAAAGCGTCGCTCAAGTCATTCTCCGCTGGCTTTTGCAAAGAGGAATCGTTGCTATCCCAAAAACAACCCGCAAAGAAAGGATGATAGAAAATATCAGCGTGTTCGACTTTGAGTTAAGTGCCGAAGAAATGGCGGCCATTGCGACCCTGGACACAAAAAGAAGTTGTTTCTTTGATCATCGAGATCCTGAAATAGTGAAGTGGTTGGGTAACAGGGAACTCGACGTTTAA
- a CDS encoding GTP-binding protein codes for MAKERFERTKPHVNVGTIGHIDHGKTTLTSAITKVLHSRNPRVVVR; via the coding sequence ATGGCCAAGGAGAGATTTGAGCGGACCAAGCCGCATGTGAATGTGGGGACGATAGGGCATATAGATCATGGGAAGACGACGTTGACCAGTGCGATCACGAAGGTGTTGCACAGTCGGAATCCGAGGGTGGTGGTGAGGGA